A window from Mycolicibacterium tokaiense encodes these proteins:
- a CDS encoding SRPBCC family protein: MHAAVTVHMNAVAEDVWNVVADVRNTPKFSPEVFETEWLDGATGPALGARFRGHVKRNEIGPVYWTICRVTACEPGREFGFEVLVGDRSVNNWHYAFAPAAGGGTDVTESFRMTEGLLATLFGIFGGQLRTRRNKRDMATTLHRIKAVVEA, from the coding sequence ATGCACGCTGCGGTGACCGTCCACATGAATGCGGTTGCCGAGGACGTGTGGAACGTTGTCGCCGACGTGCGCAACACTCCGAAGTTCTCGCCCGAGGTGTTCGAGACCGAATGGCTGGACGGCGCAACGGGTCCGGCTCTGGGTGCCAGGTTCCGCGGCCACGTCAAGCGCAACGAGATCGGTCCCGTGTACTGGACCATCTGCCGCGTCACCGCATGTGAACCCGGGCGCGAGTTCGGCTTCGAGGTACTGGTGGGGGATCGGTCGGTCAACAACTGGCATTACGCCTTCGCGCCTGCGGCCGGTGGTGGCACCGATGTCACCGAGTCGTTCCGGATGACCGAGGGCCTGTTGGCCACCCTGTTCGGCATCTTCGGCGGGCAGCTGCGGACCCGGCGCAACAAGCGGGACATGGCCACCACGCTGCACCGGATCAAGGCTGTGGTCGAGGCATAG
- a CDS encoding HNH endonuclease signature motif containing protein — translation MGSSAIADREAMLAALTQIEELTAQMNRLSIDAFSDAELLALQQRREAIARAQPVLDHRVYQRITSQSSPVALGAKSYAAVLSQRLRISSSEARRRLDEAALLGPRTSLTGEPMSPSMPTFARGQAQGLIGAEHIKHVRWFFRELPGFVDFQTRQNAEAQLAQHACELGPEAFRAAAAHMLYLLNQDGELSDEDRQALAYIRVGKQRPDGMRPFEGLLTPEAWATLEPLLERNAAPGMCNPADETPCLEGEPTEQQIRNDTRTTGKRNHDALLALCQRMLTTQPTGTINGLPANVVITVSLTDLEKSIGHGLTAGGTRLPIADVLKFAAHSRPWLALFDGKGLPLHLGRAKRTATLAQRLMLLAKHRGCTMPGCTASAYRCQVHHANQDWKDGGRTDIDDLTLACGPNNRMVETTGWTTRNRPDDGVTEWIPPPHLDGGQSRTNNLHHR, via the coding sequence ATGGGCAGCTCAGCGATCGCAGACCGGGAGGCGATGCTGGCTGCCCTGACCCAGATCGAAGAGCTGACCGCGCAGATGAATAGGCTGTCGATCGACGCGTTCTCCGATGCCGAGTTGTTGGCGCTGCAGCAGCGCCGTGAAGCTATCGCTCGTGCGCAGCCGGTGCTCGATCATCGGGTGTATCAGCGGATCACGTCTCAGAGTTCACCGGTGGCCTTGGGTGCGAAGAGTTACGCGGCGGTGTTGTCGCAGCGGTTGCGGATCTCCAGCTCTGAGGCGCGCCGCCGGTTGGATGAGGCGGCGTTGTTGGGGCCGCGGACCTCGCTGACCGGTGAGCCGATGTCACCCTCCATGCCCACGTTCGCGCGCGGTCAGGCGCAGGGGTTGATCGGCGCCGAGCACATCAAGCATGTCCGGTGGTTTTTCCGTGAGCTGCCCGGCTTCGTCGACTTCCAGACCAGGCAGAATGCCGAGGCCCAACTGGCGCAGCATGCTTGCGAGCTGGGGCCTGAGGCGTTCCGCGCCGCCGCAGCGCACATGCTGTATCTGCTGAACCAGGACGGGGAGCTCTCCGATGAGGATCGCCAGGCCCTGGCCTACATTCGGGTGGGTAAGCAGCGCCCGGACGGGATGCGGCCCTTCGAAGGGTTGTTGACGCCGGAGGCGTGGGCGACTCTGGAGCCGTTGCTGGAGCGCAACGCCGCCCCGGGGATGTGCAACCCGGCTGATGAAACCCCCTGCCTCGAGGGTGAACCCACCGAGCAACAGATACGCAACGACACCCGCACCACGGGCAAACGGAACCACGATGCGCTGCTGGCTCTGTGCCAACGCATGCTCACCACGCAGCCGACCGGGACCATCAACGGCCTGCCCGCGAACGTGGTCATCACCGTCAGCCTGACCGATCTGGAGAAGAGCATCGGCCACGGCCTGACCGCCGGCGGCACGAGGCTGCCGATCGCCGATGTCCTCAAGTTCGCCGCCCACTCGAGGCCCTGGCTGGCCCTATTCGACGGCAAAGGCTTACCCCTGCACCTGGGCCGCGCCAAGAGGACCGCCACCCTCGCCCAGCGCCTGATGCTGCTCGCCAAACACCGCGGCTGCACCATGCCCGGCTGCACCGCCAGCGCCTACCGCTGCCAGGTGCATCACGCCAACCAAGACTGGAAAGACGGCGGCCGCACCGACATCGACGACCTGACATTGGCGTGCGGGCCCAACAACCGCATGGTCGAGACCACCGGCTGGACCACCCGCAACCGCCCAGACGACGGCGTCACCGAATGGATACCGCCCCCACACCTCGACGGCGGGCAATCCCGCACCAACAACCTGCACCACCGGTGA